TTGACATGGGTAAGCCTGGGTGAGACTCCGGATGTGATCCATCTAAGATGGGGGTCCTAGGGCTAAGGGAATCCCAGCCTTCTCCAGGGACCTCCACTGGGAATCTTAGCCTTCCTGAGTAGGGAGGGCTTCTCTCAGACCCCAGAACCTGATTCCTTCCTTCACACTTTCCATCACTTGCTCCTTGATCTGTGTCTTCTCCAGCATTAGGTACTTTGAGACCCTTTGGGTTTAGGGAGGGTGAAGCCATTCCTTCTGGAGAGTAGGGAATGGTCATTAGTGCAGGAGTTAGTGGAGAAGACGGAAGCTGTAGGTAGTGGGATGAGAGTTAGATACCACCCCCTGCTGAGATGCAGGGCtaggggatgggggtgagggcaCCTGAATGCCAGGGAACTGCCTGTATGCTGACAGACCCTCAGTTCCCTCAGTTACTATGACCCTTGGCACCACCAAGATGGATTGGAAGTGAATATAAATGCACAACACATGCACCCCGGGCTGCAGGGGTTTCTCCTCATCAGGAGTGAGGGACCACAACTCCCAGCACTGCCTCAGACTATGGATGATGACTTCTCCAGAGGTAATGTGTACAGTCAAATTTTGGGATCTTAGCAGCCAGGAAGGAAAGTGTAGACAGGCCTGAAAAGGAGAGGCTGGAGGAACAATGAGGGGCTGTTAGACTGCCAGGACAGACAAGGGGAGAAGCcgaaaatgaaaaaggaagagaggccaagacacacacagagacagggagagacatTGGAGCCAGAGAAGAAGCATCCAAGTGCTCCCCATGACACAGACCCATGGAATAAGAGGGGTGGACAgcaggagatggagacagaggGTACCAGAGTTTGGTTACAAAGCGGTTTAATAGAGATTTATTTCCAAGGCTTGTTTTCCATGAAACAGTCAAAAAATACTTCACAGAAGTAGTTGCTTAAGGCTCTGTGGGGGTACGGGTTCTCCTGGACTCCAGAGGTTGAAGGGTGAGAAGGGACTCCCAGGCTTCCCTGAGATCAATAGGAGGCAGCTAAAGGGGACGGCACACAGGAGGATTAAGGGAGTAGTGGAAAATAGGCTGAGCCCTGAAGACTGCAATAGGTGATGAGGGCCCTTGGAGAGGCCTGAGGATGCTCTGTGGGGCTGGTGAGATGTGAGCCACAGGTGGGGGGCCCAATGGCAGGGAAGGGTCACAGATGGTCAGTGGCGGGGCTGGGATCACAGGGTAAAGATGCGGAGAGCTGAGATACCCACAAGGTGGGTATCCGAGATTGGTGACCCGTAGGTAGAGGTGGGTAAGAGAATGAAGGCAAAGGACAGGAGAGTTTGGGATGATGGTGGGTTAAAGGACTACAGGTCAGGTGACCCAGAGCTGCAGGGGGAAGGAAAGGAGTAGGATAGAGAGGGCAGTTGAGCCTTGGGCAGAATTACCTGATGCGGGGACCACGGCCACTCCACCTCGGCTGGCGCTGTCAGTGGGCAGCACTGGCTGGGCCTGCACTGAGGTCCCTGCTGGGGCAGTTCTTCCAGAATTATCTTCAGAGGGGGCCTCCAGCTCCCTGGTACCCTCAGGGGCCCCTGTGGCTGGAAGCAGGGAAGGGGCACCCTCGGAGCTTCCTGTCTCCTCGCTCTCTCCTCGAGGGACCCCAGATAGCTCAGGACCACCAGTTTCCTCCCCCACCTCTCTTGCCTCAACCAGAGTGGAAGGTGATGGGGATGCTATGTTCCTCTCCCTGGGAGTGGGCAGAGTCTCAGTAGGTGGTCCGTGGACCCTTGGAGGCCTGGAAGCTTCTGACCCTCCATCAGGAAGTGGTGATGCACCAGGCTGCAGGACTGCCCTTGCTGGTGCCTGGGAGAGTGACTCCTCCTGGGCTGCTGGCTCAGTagagagagaggcctcagggcCCGGGCTGCTGAGCTCGCTGGGCCATGCCCACAAAGCctcatcctccacctcctcctcttcttcttcctcctctttctcttcttcatcttcatatttctcttcttcctccaatGCCTTGCCTTCCTCTTCTGAGAACCCCGTGGGCGGTACCATAGATTGCGTTTCAAATTCTAGGCGAAGCACAAACGGTTCAGCACCAGGGACAGCGTCCGCCCGAGGAccgaaagaaaaaagggaaggggagaaaagTAGGGCTCGGGAGGGTGGGCCCTGGGGAATAGGGAAGGGCCCGCCCTGAGGACAGGTGGCCCTTGCTCCACACTGGAAGAACTTGACCCCAGCTATATTGTTGAGGCAACACGTGAGAAGGCTCTGTGAGCCATCATTAGCCCCAGAGAACATGGTCATTGCGTCTCCCTCCTACTCTGTCAAAACCCGAGTCTGTTTTGGGTGTGTGAGGTGGAAGAGGGACCAAAGAAGGCATGCCCCGCCTTTCCAGGGCGCAGCTCCTTAGTGCAAGCATCCCTAGCTCCATAGAGTTGGGGGTGGAATTTACTGGAAAAGCAAAGGTTGGGAGAGGGACAGGAAAGGTGCCCTGCACCCCTGAGCTACTGAGAAAGGACAGGGCAGAGTCATGCCATCCATCACCCTAGCGTCAGCCTGGGCTTGCCTCTTCTGCCCCCAACTTCTTTCAATCAAGACATCCTTAGGATAAGGGATTCGAGTTACCTAGGAGCGTCCTAGGGGCCTCTGCTGGGTCTTCTGGAGTGGAGCTTCCACCTCCTCCGTCCTCCATGATGGGGATGGAGTAGATGGCCCCACGGGATTCACTCTCCATGGCTTCCTGAGGCAGCTGCAGTTCCTCCAAGGTCTCTGTCACTGTGACGATAGCCTCTAGTCCATCAGAGGCTGGGTCGGAGGCTGGGTTGGAGGCCTCAGGGATGGCAGAAGGCTGGGCCGAGTCTGTGGCAGGAGGAAAGTACTGATGCGAGGCTGAATAGGTAGCTCTGCCCTCCCAGGTCACAGCTTGCACCACGGAATTCTCTCAATCCTCTCACATCTTCCCTGTGGAGCACCTACTGGGGCCCAGGGAGCATCCCAGAACTTCGTCACTCATTTCTCAAGCATTCATCAAGTGCCTACAGTGTGTCATGCCAAGCATTCTCCTGGGCACTGAGGATACAGTGTAGAACAAAACAGCAAACCTCCTACCCTCAAGGGAAATTATATTCTAGAACAGATGACAAACAAACACATATTATAATGTTACAAGAGAAAGAACACTTGAGCAGAGTTAGAAGATAGAGTGGTGGAAAGTACTACTTTGGAGTGGTCAGGAAAGGCTCAGGTGAGAGATATTCCCTAGGGGGAGGGGCTGGAACCAGCAGGATGGATGAAATAGCTTCACCACCTTGGGATCTTGGGCTTGGGGCAAGGTGTGAGGTGTCCCAGGCATCcccaaattcttttattttttagacagagtctcgttctgtcacccaggctggagtgcagtggcacgatcccagctcactgcaacctccgcctcctggattcaagcaattctcctgtctcagcctcccaagtagctgggactacaggcatgtgccaccacaactggctaatttttgtatttttagtagggacagggtttcaccatgtttgccaggctgatctcgaactcctggcctcaagtggtcttggcctcccaaagtgctgggattacaggcatgagccactgcactgagcCTCCAAAATTCTTGAAATAGAAGGGGAGAGGCTGTCATCCCCTCAGGATAGCTGGAGGGCAGAGTGCAGGAATAACTTCAGGCATCACCTGAGGATTTCAGTGGTGGGGCAAGTAGGCAAGGGAAAAGGCCACCTCCTTCTGGGACCTACTCTTGTCAAATAACCAGAAGTTTAGAATGGTTTACTTGTCCTCTGGGGAAGGGAGTCAAGAGCAGAAAACCAATGAAGTGAAGGTGGAATTGGGCTAAGAAAAGTCCTGAGGGCTGTCTGTGCTCAGCCAGGCAAGACAGGACAGTGAGTCCCTGCCCTCATCACCTGCTCCAGTGAGGCTTACTCCTCACCAGACCTTGTGTCCTTGCTGCCTGTGTCCTCCACCAATTGTAGTCCCAATGGTAGTCATATTccgcaccccccccccccccccccgcccctccTCATGATCCAGGCCATTTCTTTCCAAAACAGTGCTTGGCTTGGCACACAATCATAGCCAGCACACAGAAGTTTtagctattactattactattattattactactactagtACTACCCCTGTTCCAGGAGGTCTTTTCAGATGGACCTGTCTTCCTATGGACTTTTacttccccacccctccccaacccccgcCAAATATGTCGACAAATCTGTCCGAATGGAAGTAATACTTTTCTCTCAGTCTCTCCTCATCCTGGGAGTGAGGCATCTTGTCTTCCCTTTCTGGGGGTTGCCATGGCAAAAGCTGTGTCTTCATCCTTCAGACCAAGTGCTCCCTGAGGTGAAAGGCTGTGTCTGCTCCTTCCATTTCTGCTTCCAGCTCTTGTAACAGTATTTCAGGCTTAAAACTGGGGAAGGACCCAGACACCCCATGGCAATGTCTCTCTTATTGTCAGTCACCCTTGGCCTGGGCCTTTTGCCTCTGAGGGTCCCAGAAACTGCCTCCCCCCCAGCTCCCAACATAAGATATGGGCAGgtttgggtgcagtggctcacacctataaatcccagcactttgggagtccaaggtaggcagattgcttgagcccaggagttcaagaccaacctgggcatgtggtgaaaccccatctctacaaaaattacaaaaatttgctAAAcatggtggcataagcctgtggtcccacctactccgGAGGTTGAAATGgaaggatcccctgagcccagggaggttgaggctacaatgaaccatgatcacaccactgcactccagcctgggggacggagtgagaccctgtctcaaaaaaacaaacaaaccataagATGTGGGCAGAAAGCTATCTCTATTCCCAACTGTACTTAAGGTCCTGCTCCCTTTAGGGGAAATTGTATCCATCCACCAGTATTTGGTAGTTAAAGATCTGACACCTTCTTAAGCTGTAGTTTCTGGAAATCCTCCAGAGGGCTCCTGAGGGCATTTGGTTGTTGACTGGAAGAACTTGGGCAGATTACTCATTGAATTCACAGAATGTTGGTCATCTTTGCTCTGCCAATAAGCTGACAGGAAATGGGAGCTTATTCAGCCGCCCAGCTGGAGCAAACAAGGCATGGACTACTGGTGGGAAGGCAGATAAGGAGAGGCCAAAAGGTGACTACTCCTTGGGCCTAGCAGCTGACAGACACCACACCAGAGGGCATGCCCAGAATTAGAACCCTAGATGAGAAGCTGGACTTCACCCACGACCCCTTCAGGCAAATGGCAAAGCCCTGAGCTAAACTGATCAGACTGGGGTAGGACTTTTAGGACTCAACTCTGCCTTTCTGAGATTGGTCTCAGCTTCTGCAGGGAGGTGGGCTCACCTCGGAAGCAGTAGACGTTGAAGCGGCTGTGCTTATTGGGGAAGCCAGTCTGgttggggaagaggaagagagtcTTGACACCAGGCAAGCCCCCACCACAGCGCTGGCTGGGTGTGACGATGGGGTAGCGCACACTGCCATCAGCTAGCCACCCTGGGCTGCAGCGGTCCAGGCCACCATCCCAGGCTGCATACAGTTGGCCCGTGGTGGCAATCTCTGCACCCCGCTCCTGGCAGTACGCCCGTGCTTCCTCCAATGTCAGCTTTTCTGGAGGGTCACCCAGGAATAGTTCTCCTGGGTGGAGAAGACAAGGCTGGATTATCAGGCAGCTGGTAGCTCCTTCCACTCTGGTCTCCCATGGGAACCCTGGGCAAGCTTCtccagttccctcatctgtggCAGGGAGTCAACTACTCTACTTCATAGGATCATAGTCTGAATAGAACCTCAAGATGGATATTAGAGCTCAAAGAGGTGGGGCCCAAACTTCTCGTTCTGCAGAGTCATGCACAGAGTCCACCCAGCAGGTGGTAGATGAGTTAAACTCGGTATCCTGCTGCCTGGCTGAGACTTTGGTCATGAGCTTGCCTCTGTGACAGTGTTTGGAGAGACGGACACCAATTGTCTCCTTACTCCTGCTTGCCCCCTTAAACTCAGGAGGGATAGTAAGGTCCTGCAGAGGCCCCAGGAGGACCTAGGGGCAGCATAGAGTAGGAAATTGTCCCCTGGGAACATCTCACTCCTAATCACCATTTAGGTCTTCAGCATAACAGTAGACATCATAGAGGTCATCTGGGTCCACCACACCATAGTTCCGGACCCCGGGGAAGCCATCCATGTCTCCGTAACAGGCCTCTCGTGGGGTCTGGATGGGATACCTGGGTAGGAAGGACAGAATTACTTAGTACAGATGCTTTCACCAGGGAGCCAGCCCATATTGATTCTATTGAACCCCACTGCCACCACAGTGCAGACACTTGCTGACAGCTGGCTGTCCTTCTAGCACTGCAGGGATGCACATGCTCAGGGTCCTCACCTCCTCTCCTCAGACCAGCCTCATCCCCCAGAGGCAAAAAGCCCTGCATGTCCAGCCTGACACAGCAGGCAGCACCCGGCAGAAGGGGGGCCATGGTCACTTCAGGGGTAAATAGAAGCCCCAATCCACAGCCCCTGCTCACCTCACGGTCTGATCCGACAGCCAGCCAGCATCACATTGCTCATAGCCCCCAAGGTAGGCGGCATAGAGCTGCTCCGGGGTGGCGATGTGGGCTCCAATGCGGGCACAGGCCTCCTGGGCCCCAGAAAAGGAGAAAGCATAGCGGGCAGAGCCCTCTCGGTAGAGAAAGACGACCCCTGTGGGGCAGAGAGGACCCGTGAGCCAGGTGAGCACCCAGCACACTGGCCTCCCCTCACCCTCCTTGTCACTCCTCTGTACACGGGGTAAAGTTCAATTGTGCTCACTCTACAGCATGAGGGACTCAAGTTAGATTGTGGGTAGAATATCCTCCACCTGAAAGGAGACAACAAAGGCCTGTGTCTCCTCACTCTTTCCAACCCAGGCTGCGCCTTCCAGCTACTTTTGCTTCCCTCTCACACTGTGGGCTCCCCGAGGGCAAGagtcctcccttccctccctccctccctccctcgggGAACCTCCCTGCCCTCTCACCTTTGACCTTGACCTCCACAGCGTCGCTGCTGTCATCGATGCCATGCTGGACCTCACAGCGATAGATACCTGAGTCGTTGGGGCGCAGCTCGCTCAGCGCCAGGGAGACATCGGTGAGCGATGCTGGGTACGCAGGCAGTGCCACGCGGAACCGGTAGGCCTCGTTCACCTTGACGCGCACTCCCCGCGCCACcagcacctctgcctcccggcccCCGGACAGGAAAGTCCACTTGACCCGCGGAGAGCCCAGCACAGCCCGGCGGCTCGGCGGCGGCCGCAGGTAGTGAACGTGGCACGGGATGGTAAGGGCGCCGCCGAGCACGCCCTGCAGTGGCGCGTCGCCCGCGATGCGCACGCGAAAAGCGCGGTCCTCTGTGAACCGGTGGAGCCGGCTGGAACTTAACGCTGTCGACCCTCAGAGTCCCACCCGGTGGCCTCCAAGCCCCGCTCCAGGATCCCTCCTTCCGGCCCCAGGATTCCCCGGCCCCCCTAGGACCAGGGGCCAGGGTCCTGCAGCCCTACCTCTGGGTCCTCCAGGACCACCCCGACGGTCTCCAGACCCATCCCCCAAAGTCTCCCAGTCAATTCAGCCCCCAGGATTCCTTGCCCTGCTCTCAGAGTCTTCCACTTCCTCTCCAAAATTCCTAGACCACATCCCAGGGTCCTCCAACCTCACCCCCTGAGTCCTCCAGCCCAGGTTCCCAGTCTGCTCCCTTTAGGGCCTCCTTAAGGGTTTCTCCCAGTTCCACCCCTTTCCCACCTCCTAGCTTCAGGATCCCCTATCCTCCACCTTAGGGACCCAAAGCCTTGCACCCGGTGCCCTTCCCTAGTCCTGCCCCATGATTTCTCCAACCCACCAGATGCTCACAGCTCAGCCCTTATTTCCAAGTATTCCAGCCTGGATGCTTCCCCACAGCCCTCCCAATTCTCTCTCTTCCTGGGGCCCCTAAGCCTGGAAGCAGTTGGTTAGGGCTGAACAAGACAGAGACGGTGACCCCAAGCGGGGTTGCTTACCTGAGCTGTCTCCTTCCAGAACATCTGCTAAAGCTGCAGGAGCCTGGGCCAGGACCAGGGCTGCCAGCAGGGGCAGGAACAGCTGGGCCATGCTGCAGGCTGACAGAGGGACATGAGAAGGAAAGATGGGGTTAGACTTCAGGACGGGCTTCCCCCGGCTCCCTACCACACCCATGTGGGTTCACACATATCCTGGCTCCAGAAGTCCCCTACCTTCACATCACTATGGACTCTCTGCTTTTGATCCCCATCTTCCCACCAAGGGATTTCTTCTCGGAACCAAGACCTGAGTCCTAGTCAACTCACTGTGTGACCTAAGCCAAGCTCCTTACCTTCTCTGagcctttattttcttatttgtaaaaaagCATCATCATTACTATCTCATGAGTTGTGATGGGACCATGTGCTTTGAGAGTGTTTAGTATCTTAAAACTCCTGTACAAATGCATAGCACCAGGCACACAGTAGGAACTCAGTATATAGCATGAATGGTGGGTGCTATTATACTCAGAATCCCATCTGCTCCTCCCAGTGCCAGACTCCTTCCTCAAACCCAGAGCCTTCTCTCACAGTATCTCTTTAGCCTCTCCTGCCTTCTAGACTGTCCCTGCCTCCATGGACACCATACTCACCTGGCCTTTTCCAGGAGGGCCTCCTAGACTGAAAGCAAGTAAGCACAACTTCTCCTGAGCCCACCCTCTCCTCTACCTCCTCCCCACCATTATTTGTAAGGAAACTCTTCTCTTTACTCCCCAACATTCTCCATCCCCCTTCCTTGGCTGcctcctcccttcttcttccCAGCCTCTCCTTTCTGCCTGGCACGGGCTTTCCCACCGGAACTCTTGGCTCAGAAATCAGTTGGGACAAAGCCCCTGTCTCTGCCAGTCTGGCCTCCATCcagcccctcccttcccccaccctacCTTTTGTGAAAGCCCTGGGCTGGAGGGTGGACTAAGGGGGGTGAGAATAAATGGGAGGGGCTACCCCTTCCTACCCCTGGCTATCAGAAGCTCTAGAACCCAGAATATTCCTCCAAAGATCTCGAAGCACTTACACTCTCATAAAAAGGACGTGGTGTGACATTGAGAAatggagactgaggctcagagaaggataGGGCTGACCCTGGATCCCTAGCAAAGCCAAGTCAGGCACGAGGTCAATGTGCTCCCAGGAGAGAAGGCTCAGAGCTACATCATCTTTAAGGGTTGGGCTAAACTTAGAAGAGCATGGAGATCCAGGTATGCCATGGAATAGGCCAATGATGCAGCAAGAAAATTGAAGGTTAGACTACAGGCAGGACTTCCTAGAGATCAGATTTATTCCACTGGCTGTGCACTCCCATTCCAGGCCCACTCTTTATCCCCCATCTTCCCTGCCCTCTCAGCCTCTGCCTTCATACCTGTCCCTGCACTTTCCTAAGCCTGAGATGATGGGAAATTTCCTACTTTTcccagatcctcccacctccctgccATCATAACCCCCATCTCCCCCACTGTGTCGGGGTATCATTCCCTAGGGTCAGAGTTGGGAGAGGAGTGGCACAACCAGATGCTTAGGGCCTCTCTCTGACCTTTCAGAGGGAGGAGGTTCTTGATGGGGCCAAATTAGAGGTGCTGAGACCAGCTCCAGGCATTGGGGTGCTAGGGAGGACTGTTCTGGGGCTGGAGTGGGGACCATTGGGCATGAGCAGCCAGTGCCCACTGGCTGCTGGGAAGACTGTTTGCCATGCATCCGAGCTGTGCCAGGGCCTGGGCCCGGCCCCCTTCTGgtgccctccctcccttttctctgggctggagctggagctgctcACAGACCTGGCTCCCATCTCTCTGACAGGTGGCCCAGAAACCCATATAGTTGGAGTCACTTTGGGGCCAACACCCTGGACCACCTTTCACCTCTGTCTGACAGTGGGAGAGTGAGGGAAGAGGGCCTAAGGCCAATGAGGACCTAACTGCTCTGGAACATGGAGGGCAACCTACCCTTGACCCCAAAAATGGGAGTCACTGACCAGTGAGGCCAAGAGGGTAGCCCCATGCAGTTCTCAGAGAGCTCTGTCTCTTCAgtctcgggcctcagcctcccaggtgcagCTAGGAGCCCTGAGGAAACTCAGACTTCCCCACATCTGGTACCAGCCTCGGAACCCAGGGGTCCAGGGTTCTGTGGCCTTCTCTATCCCACACACCACTCATCTCCACTTCGTCTTCTCTTCCTCCAGAGCAGCCCACACCTCTCTGTCTCTAACCCTGAGAGCTCAGCAGTCATGCGGTCCCTTCCCTTGACGCCACAACATCCCCCTCTCTGTTTCAGCTCCAGCGTCTGTATCTCTGCCCTTGTTTTGAATTTCTTGAGGTGTTCAGGAAACTTTCCTCTTGTCACATCATTTCTGTCTGACCCTGGATGTCCAACTCCCTCACAGTCTTCATAGACCCAACCCAGAGAGTTAAGaccaggtctctctctctctctctctctctctctctctctgtgtgtgtgtaggcatGCACGTGTGTACACACATCTAACAACACCATCACCTCCATACTGAATGCCCATCAGCCGGCAGCCAAGGTCTGTCCCATAGGAACTGAGCTCCAGCACTCAGCAGGGTCAGCAGGGAGGCACAAGAGGCCAGAGCTTTGGCCATAGCAGGAGGGAAGCTCTCTGCTACCCCCTTAACGGCTTCATGAGGAGAAACATGAGCCTACACTATATAAGCAGGGCCTTAGGGCCTGTAGGAGTAATTGCAATCATCATATAAATAGTCCTTTTTATTGGAAGCACAACTAATAATACTATTAGCAATGTCACCAGCCGAGCTGTTGCAGATCCCTCTCGTATAGAATCTGAAATGTGGATGATGCTGTTATAAATAGCAAAGTTAGCCATAGCAACATAGGCACTGGTAATACTGTGGGTGGGTCTATGGGTAACACTGTTCCCTGATCTTACTGCTGTCATCTGCAATCTAAGTAATGCAGATAATAATGGTGCCCCTCGAACTTGATGCCAATCTCTTGGTCCTATTAGAACCATGCAGGCAGAGCTATTCTAATAGGTGGGGGAATACCTGACAGCATATGGAAATACCTGGGAGAGGGAATTCCCAGGCCCCTGGCAGTGCTAGGAAGGAATGCAATAGTGGTAACGGAATTCCAGCTAATAGTTACTGATGTCTACCTGAGCCAGTTCTCCTAAATGCTTCCTGTGGATAACCCCAACTGTGAGAAAAAGATTGTTTATGTTTTGCTCATTACACCGATGAGGAACCCGAGGTTCAGAGAAGTCAACTAACTaccccaaggtcacagagcaaggAGCCGAGTTGGGATTCCAGCCGAAATGGGCATCCCGACCACCCCCTAGAGCGGCTCTGATCAGCTGTCCTGCCGGACTACAGTAAGGTGTCCCCAGAAGGGTTGCTGGCCGCTGCTCCTGGAGCTGCCTGTGCGTGGGGCACGGAGGAAGGGACTGATCCGGAACGCTACCGCCCTGCCTGGGACAAGGTCGGAAATCTCGGAGGCCGCGCTGGGACAGGAGCGCGCAGCAGGGAAGACGCGAGGACCCGAGGGGTTGCTGATCAGACTGCGAGCGGCAGGGGGGCTGCCACTGGCAGAGCTGGAAGCATGTAGATCAGAGatggcagcagcagctgcaggcgCTCGGGGCTGTCCGGCAGCCTACTCCGCTGCGGTGTCAGGAGTCGACGAGTTGGGTACCCCAGAGCCTCGAGGCAAGGGCTGACAGGCGCAGGGAGCAGACCAGGCAGGCACCCCCTTCTCCCTGTCCCCGACCCCAGGGCGGGCGGCGGGGCTGCGGAGACACTCACCTACCCAGGGCTGGGGTTGGGTCGCGGCACTGCGAAGTTTGTCGCCTCCTCCGGGGGTCTCCTCCGGGTGCACGCTCAGTCCCGCAGCTGCAGCTGAGACTGCGGCGGGGACTGCGCGAGCGCGAGGAGAGGCTGGGGCCGCAGGACTTTCGGAAGAGGGCGCCGGCCCTCCCGGCGCCGCACAAAACCCCCTTTCttccccccgcccctgccccgcccTCCCCGGGGCCGCCCCCGCCCCCGGTCGGGAGCGCGGGGGGCTCGGGACGGTCACGGGACCCGCTGTCTTCTCTGCGTCGGCTCCCGGCAGCAGCGGCGAGAGCAAGGACGAGCGAAGTAGGACATCGTTCAGCGGATGAGAAGCCGAGGGCTTGGAGTAGGGAGGGGGGGCaggaggggcggggagggagcTTTCGCCCAGCGTTCGCTGAGCTAAAGGATGACGATGTTACAGCTGGAGGGGTGGAAGTTGGACAACTGGAGGGACTTCTCATTGttcaaagaagaaggaggagggatgCAATTAGACTGTAAGAAGTGGATGAAGGGAGAATGGGGGCTTTGCTCCTGAAAAGAGACAccctctctaataaaaaaaaaaaaaaggaaagctctTTTCTGGAGGCAGAATGGGGTGCAAATGACCGTAGCTACCTCCCTGGAGGCAGCTATGATTGGGCATTGGCTCCTGTGGTGCTCCCACTCCCTGCACAGAGGAGGAGCTGACTTTGCAGCTGGAAGGATGGAGGTTAGACAGCAGAATCATGGGTTAAGCAAAGCAAGTCAGGAAATCTCTagacctggggtgggggtggggtgcggGTGGCACTGTGAAGGGACATTACCAGTCATGCAAACCAATGTGCAAAATGCAGGCGTTGCTGGGAGCCCAGAAGGCCTACTGGCCAGGGCTGTCGATGCTGAATGTGCAGCCTGATGCCAGGGGGTGGGCCTTGAGTGCTGCCCAGCCAGGAACTCCTCAGCGCCCAGAATACCAATGACCCTCCTTTCCCCCAGCTCCAGGGCCTctgcttccctctcctttcccaggCTCTCTTTgcttttccctcctccctcttggGACTGTAGGCAAAGCCCCTGGCATGGACAGTGGGCAGGACAGCCAGATGCCTAGATTCCCTCCCCTGGATACCAATATTGGCACCAAGGATAGCTTTGGAGGGCTTCg
This portion of the Pongo abelii isolate AG06213 chromosome 1, NHGRI_mPonAbe1-v2.0_pri, whole genome shotgun sequence genome encodes:
- the BCAN gene encoding brevican core protein; the protein is MAQLFLPLLAALVLAQAPAALADVLEGDSSEDRAFRVRIAGDAPLQGVLGGALTIPCHVHYLRPPPSRRAVLGSPRVKWTFLSGGREAEVLVARGVRVKVNEAYRFRVALPAYPASLTDVSLALSELRPNDSGIYRCEVQHGIDDSSDAVEVKVKGVVFLYREGSARYAFSFSGAQEACARIGAHIATPEQLYAAYLGGYEQCDAGWLSDQTVRYPIQTPREACYGDMDGFPGVRNYGVVDPDDLYDVYCYAEDLNGELFLGDPPEKLTLEEARAYCQERGAEIATTGQLYAAWDGGLDRCSPGWLADGSVRYPIVTPSQRCGGGLPGVKTLFLFPNQTGFPNKHSRFNVYCFRDSAQPSAIPEASNPASDPASDGLEAIVTVTETLEELQLPQEAMESESRGAIYSIPIMEDGGGGSSTPEDPAEAPRTLLEFETQSMVPPTGFSEEEGKALEEEEKYEDEEEKEEEEEEEEVEDEALWAWPSELSSPGPEASLSTEPAAQEESLSQAPARAVLQPGASPLPDGGSEASRPPRVHGPPTETLPTPRERNIASPSPSTLVEAREVGEETGGPELSGVPRGESEETGSSEGAPSLLPATGAPEGTRELEAPSEDNSGRTAPAGTSVQAQPVLPTDSASRGGVAVVPASGDCVPSPCHNGGTCLEEEEGVRCLCLPGYGGDLCDVGLRFCNPGWDAFQGACYKHFSTRRSWEEAETQCRMYGAHLASISTPEEQDFINNRYREYQWIGLNDRTIEGDFLWSDGVPLLYENWNPGQPDSYFLSGENCVVMVWHDQGQWSDVPCNYHLSYTCKMGLVSCGPPPELPLAQVFGRPRLRYEVDTVLRYQCREGLAQRNLPLIRCQENGHWEAPQISCVPRRPARALHPEKDPEGRQGRLLGRWKALLIPPSSPMPGP